The Xanthobacter flavus genome includes a window with the following:
- the rlmN gene encoding 23S rRNA (adenine(2503)-C(2))-methyltransferase RlmN produces MMPTLETMPEATPAPETALPPIASEAAPARASLIGLDRDKLGDALDAIGVKGSDRRMRVNQLWHWIYLRGAQDFSEMTNVSKHLRARLEEAYTLARPEIVAEQVSQDGTRKWLLRFPADHPGERPHDIETVYIPESDRGTLCVSSQVGCTLNCSFCHTGTQRLVRNLTAAEIVAQVMVARDRLGDYPGRDRAVGPGLPTEGDRLVTNIVFMGMGEPLYAYDSVKEAIETLSDGDGLGLGKRRITVSTSGVVPEIERLGSEVGPMLAISLHAVRDDLRDVLVPINKKYPIKELMEACRTYPAASNAKRITFEYVMLKGVNDSPADARALVKLLEGVPAKINLIPFNPWPGTQYECSDWETIERFSDIVFRAGYASPVRTPRGRDILAACGQLKSESEKLSARERLAYRAMMAQAEE; encoded by the coding sequence ATGATGCCCACGCTCGAAACCATGCCTGAAGCCACGCCCGCGCCTGAAACCGCCCTGCCGCCCATCGCGTCCGAGGCCGCGCCCGCACGCGCCTCCCTCATCGGCCTCGACCGGGACAAGCTGGGCGACGCGCTCGATGCCATCGGCGTGAAGGGCTCGGACCGGCGCATGCGCGTCAACCAGCTCTGGCACTGGATCTACCTGCGCGGCGCCCAGGACTTCTCGGAGATGACCAACGTCTCCAAGCACCTGCGCGCGCGGCTGGAGGAGGCCTACACGCTGGCCCGTCCCGAGATCGTGGCGGAGCAGGTCTCGCAGGACGGCACCCGCAAATGGCTGCTGCGCTTCCCCGCCGATCACCCGGGCGAGCGGCCCCACGACATCGAGACGGTCTACATCCCCGAAAGCGACCGCGGCACGCTGTGCGTGTCCTCGCAGGTGGGCTGCACCCTCAACTGCTCCTTCTGCCACACCGGCACCCAGCGCCTGGTGCGCAACCTCACCGCCGCCGAGATCGTGGCGCAGGTGATGGTGGCCCGCGACCGGCTCGGCGATTATCCCGGCCGCGACCGCGCGGTGGGTCCGGGCCTGCCCACCGAGGGCGACCGACTGGTCACCAACATCGTCTTCATGGGCATGGGCGAGCCGCTCTATGCCTATGACAGCGTGAAGGAAGCCATCGAGACCCTCTCGGACGGCGACGGCCTCGGCCTTGGCAAGAGGCGCATCACCGTCTCCACCTCCGGCGTGGTGCCGGAGATCGAGCGCCTGGGCTCGGAAGTCGGCCCCATGCTCGCCATCTCGCTGCACGCCGTGCGCGACGATCTGCGCGACGTGCTGGTGCCCATCAACAAGAAGTATCCCATCAAGGAGCTGATGGAGGCCTGCCGCACCTATCCGGCCGCCTCCAACGCCAAGCGCATTACCTTCGAATACGTCATGCTGAAGGGCGTGAACGACTCGCCCGCCGACGCGCGCGCATTGGTGAAGCTGCTCGAAGGCGTGCCAGCCAAGATCAACCTCATTCCGTTCAACCCGTGGCCCGGAACGCAGTACGAGTGCTCGGACTGGGAAACCATCGAGCGCTTCTCGGACATCGTGTTCCGCGCCGGCTACGCGAGCCCGGTGCGCACGCCGCGCGGGCGCGACATCCTCGCCGCCTGCGGCCAGCTCAAGAGCGAGAGCGAGAA